A genomic region of Vitis vinifera cultivar Pinot Noir 40024 chromosome 7, ASM3070453v1 contains the following coding sequences:
- the LOC132254106 gene encoding uncharacterized protein LOC132254106: MAPKKTVSSVRVSEASEKAIDKLNAKEFRERFLIPHDVLIDLVNEEAAMPTEKGGKNAILFTKEQFNAGLRFPLPALFKEFLHFSQIPPIFIHPNLVRVLMGCSIINMLYSLDLTLLEVFFVYSLKKAKNDIFSVSAHLPSLQMVTELPDSTKGGAKGLVAVWGGWAGLSQHPSRPFSPNYTLKVPGLELRGHLVDWVEKASFACVCKLFEIDPKERAYKTLLSARNLTEVVREPQEYVINILPRKLAKDEIVPGEHYTVKELPLYQEAKEADAERRRKLLEDRDQKKTEGTIRKAPGQKRGPDSPPKKTSGKRGKLVKKHGKDAKEPTPPKEFPPPQTTYEGEVMIEEPVNAAPHSISSGPGRMSGLNHSGPSLIAAARLANVAEEAASINHPGNLNPDAAETAPLEEAGAESQSQPSDDPDRLAIVLVKEPPLKKPRLTRDLQSGLFERLQERQQEIEISCASAHDAHPDGGEVEMATETSAVPAIIPAEDASGPMCPDENMGAPIPGHELPSPSSSEEQSADDAAPASPFSYAELEAKLKQITPDWKAIKPSAKMFDMIETLVRGLRSMSQQHALFTQLLQTADYMRTFSSRHQEIENQLRLRMEEAEASLSTMREENEALRVELAEAKGQEESTAGRLHEAEGEAARLRDELSRLRTEVLNEKKQKEDLQLRLDVQKEELEREFAVEREELAADYQRQVDDTFIFGYRCCMKKNGIKRDTPSIPPSEEKKLHEKPAPR; this comes from the exons atggctccaaaaaagacTGTTTCGTCTGTCCGGGTCAGCGAGGCTAGCGAAAAGGCGATAGACAAATTAAATGCGAAGGAGTTCCGGGAGCGATTCCTGATCCCCCATGACGTGTTGATAGACCTGGTGAACGAGGAGGCGGCTATGCCTACTGAGAAAGGTGGAAAAAACGCtatcctcttcacaaaggaacaattcaacgcggggctccggttccctctgccggcgttgttcaaggaattcctccacttctctcaaATTCCCCCCATCTTTATTCACcccaaccttgtccgggtgctgatgggatgcagcatcatcaacATGCTGTACAGCCTCGACCTGACGCTACTGgaagtgttctttgtctattccctgaagaaagcaaagaatgatatcttcagtgtgtccgctcacctgccctcccttcaaatggtgacagaactgccagattcgacaaagggaggggcgaaggggctggtggcaGTCTGGGGTGGATGGGCGGGGCTATCGCAGCATCCGTCGAGGCCTTTTTCTCCGAATTATACCCTAAAAGTTCCGG gtttggaattgaggggccaccttgtggattgggtggaaaaggcaTCCTTTGCCTGTGTctgcaaattatttgaaatagatcccaaggagagggcctacaaaacattgcTCTCGGCGCGGAATTTGACAGaggtcgtccgggagccccaggaatatgttatcaacATCCTTCCTAGGAAATTGGCAAAGGATgagatagtgcctggggagcattatacagTGAAAGAGCTCCCCCTCTATCAGGAAGCTAAAGAAGCTGACGCTGAAAGGCGGCGAAAGCTCCTGGAGGATAGAGATCAGAAAAAGACtgaaggcactatccggaaggctcccggGCAGAAGCGGGGTCCGGACTCCCCTCCGAAGAAAACTTCAGGAAAAAGggggaagctggtgaagaagcatgggaaggatgcgaaggaacccactcctcccaaggagtttcctcctccacaaactacctatgagggggaagtaatgatagaggagccagtaaatgctgctccgcattctatctcaagcggccccGGGCGCATGTCGGGGTTGAATCACTCAGGTCCCTCCTTAATCGCGGCTGCGCGTCTAGCCaacgtggctgaggaagctgcatctatcAACCATCCGGGCAACCTCAATCCGGATGCAGCTGAAACGGccccgttggaggaagcgggggcagaaagccaaagtcagccttccgacgACCCGGATCGCCTGGCTATAGTCCTGGTGAAAGAGCCTCCCCTCAAGAAGCCGCGTTTGACGCGCGATCTACAGTCCGGACTCTTTGAgcggcttcaagagcggcagcaagagattgaaattagttgcgcttctgcccatgacgctcatccggatggaggcgaggtggagatggcTACTGAGACCTCAGCCGTTCCGGCAATAATTCCGGCTGAGGATGCATCCGGACCTATGTGCCCGGACGAAAATATGGGGGCTCCGATTCCGGGACACGAGCTACCCTCTCCTTCCTCATCCGAGGAGCAATCTGCTGATGATGCCGCTCCcgctagccctttcagctacgcggagttggaagctaagttaaagcagattactcctgactggaaagccatcaagccctctgctaagatgtttgatatgatagaaacg ctggtgaggggcctccgcagcatgtctcaacaacacgctctttttactcagctgctgcagaccgcagactatatgaggaccttctcctctcggcaccaagagattgaaaatcaactgcgtctgagaatggaggaggctgaggccagtctatccaccatgcgagaggaaaatgaagccctccgggtggagttggctgaggcaaagggtcaagaagaatcaactgcgggccgccttcatgaggcggagggtgaggcagcccggctaagggatgaattgagtcgactccggacagaagttttgaatgaaaagaaacagaaggaagacttgcagctgcgtctggatgtgcaaaaagaggaacttgaacgggagtttgctgtggaaagggaggaacttgcagcggattaccagagacaagtggatgatacatttatctttgggtatcgctgctgcatgaagaagaacggtataaagcgagataccccttcaattcctccaagtgaagaaaagaagctccatgAGAAACCTGCTCCCCGATAG